ATCATGACCATTCTCATGACGAACAAGTAAGTTATTTATATCAAACACTTTCCAATACAGCAGCGAGTTCAGAGTATTTATTTGAGAAAAACAAAGTAGGAAAAACTTCAGCTAATTATCCTAATGACCGTTTTGGAAAAGATTTACAACAAGTTTCTAAACTCATTAGTGCAGGTTCAGATTCTCAAATTTATTATGTTTCTTTGAATGGTTTTGATACGCATGCCAATCAAAAAAATCAACAAGAAAGACTTTTTAAAAGTTATGCAGAAGGTATTGAAGCACTTCGTAAAGATTTAAAGAAAACTAATGATTGGAACGATACTTTAATTATGACTTTTTCAGAATTTGGAAGAAGAGTAGGTGAAAATGCAAGTCGTGGAACAGACCACGGAACAGCAAACGTAGTTTTTTTAGCAGGTGGAAACCTAAAAAAGAAACAATTTGTAGGACAAGCCCCAAATTTAACTGATTTGGATAATGGAGATTTGAAATTTAAAATAGATTTTCGTCAAATTTATAGTGATATTCTCAAAAATTGGCTTAAAACTGATTCTAGAAGTATCTTGAATGCAGATTTTGAAAATTTGGGGTTGGTTTAAATTGTAGAATGAGATGTTATGCAAAATATTATTAGTCTTTTCTATTTGATAAGGGTAGATGATAAAGTTTCCATAAAGGATGCTACACCTCTATTCCCAATTCATAACTTCATTAAACCAATTTTATTTTTCCCATTCCACCATCAACTCCTAGTATTTGTCCTGTTATCCAAGTGCTTTCATCGGATAATAAAAAAGCAGCAGCAGAAGCCAAATCTTCGGCTGTTCCTACTCTTCCTAATGGGTGGCGTTTGTTGGATGCTTCTTTTTTGTCTTCTGTAGATAATAAGGATTTTGCCAGTGGTGTATCTGTGAGCGAAGGTGCAAGTACGTTTACTCTTGTTTTTTGTGAAGCCAATTCGGCAGCTAATGACTGCGCCAAACCTTCAACGGCAGATTTTGCTGTGGCAATACTCGCATGAAAATTCATTCCTACTTTCGAAGCAACCGTACTAAAAAGAACAATACTACTTGTATCAGCTTTCTTTAAAGCCTTTAAACTGTGCTGAATTACCTTTACTGCACCAAGTACATTTATCTGAAAATCATTTTCAAAATCCTTTATTTTCAGACGTGCAAAAGGCTTTAAATTTATACTTCCTGCACAATACACCAATCCATGAAGCTCATCAGGAATTTGTAAACTATCAATTTCTCCTGTTATGTCCAGTTCTGTATGTGTAGAATTTATTCCCTCTGGTTTGGTGCGTGAAGCTGTAAAAAGTGTAGCTCCTTGATTTTCAAGTTGTTTGGCAAGTGCATGTCCGATGCCAGAACTTGCGCCAATGATTAATATATTTTTACCTTCAAAGTTAGAATTGCTTGTGTTCATTATCTATAAAAAAGTTAGAAAAATGTATTTTTGATTTTCCTTTGTAATGAAATGTAGCAAGAAATTGTTTTGAACCCTTAAATCTTAAAAAATGTCTGACGAGTATAAAGAAGGAACAGCAATGATAGAAAAACTTCTAGTCACATTAGAAAACGCTCTAAAATTGGAAGAGGACAAGTTAATTTCTATTGTAGATGAAATATATTATCCTGTTAATCCAAATACACATTTATTTATATCAACCCAAAAGCTAAAATATCAAATAAGGGATATAGGTTATATTTTAGATGATAAATATATGAGAGGAGAATTTGATAGCTTTAAGAAAAAAAGTGTAATGAAAGGTGCTAAACTTTTCTATGAAAGTACACTAAGTACAAAAAGCTGTATCAAAGATTGTAAAGAAACGCTTTCAAAAACAAAAAACAGGAATAAATAAGGGCAATTATTTTATAAATTTCGTAAATAAAATAAGGTCAGTCTCGTAGAGCAGACCATTTGTAGTTAGCTTCTCTTGCTCTTAGCTTTAATAGACGGTCTGCCCTTTTGGGACTAACCTATTTATTGAAAAGTGTCTAGTAGTATGCAAAACCCTTTAATTTCTTAAAATAGAAACAATCAGAAAAGGAAAATAGTAATTTAGAAGGATTTTAAATAACTTTTCAATACCTTTGCAAAAACTCAAAGGAATAGAATTGTCAAGAGATTTTAAGAAGTAGCACACAAATCAAAACTTTGAAAACAAATCAAATTAACATTCAATTATGAATATTCTAAAAAACCAAAAACTCATTATTATTGGTGCAACTCTAGGCGCAATCGTCGGTTTTTTCTACTGGAAAGAAGTGGGTTGCCTTTCGGGAACGTGTGCAATAAAATCAGTTTGGTATAATATGACAGCTTATGGACTCCTTTTAGGTGGACTTTTTGGCTCAATTATTCAAGGACAATTTCAAAAGAAAAAGTAAAATTTTTAATTGATTTAATTCATTATAAAGAAGAAATTATGAATTATAGATTATTCGTAATTTATAATTCATAATTCGTAATTAATATATATAGTATGGCAATTATAGGACTTTTTTACGGAACAGATACAGGAAATACCGAAACGGTATCGATGCAAATTAGAGAAATGCTAGGCGAAGAGTTTGTCGATTTATACAACTTTGGCGAACACGATGCACAAGCAGTTATTCCTTATGAATATTTAATTCTAGGCGCACCAACTTGGTATGATGGCGAACTTCAAAGCGACTGGGAAGAGATTTTGCCAGAGTTCGAAAACATCGATTTTACAGGAAAAAAAGTAGCTATTTTTGGTCTTGGCGACCAATGGGGTTATGGCGAGTGGTTTTGTGATGCAATCGGAATGATTGGCGAAGTTATCGAAAGCAAAGGAGGAGAGTTGGTGGGTTTTTGGTCTAAAGAAGGCTATGACTACGAAAACTCAAAAGGTGAAAGAGATGGAGTATTTATGGGACTTGCCATAGATGAAGACAATCAACCCGAAATGACACAAGAACGCTTAAATGCTTGGCTTCCACAAGTTTTACAAGAATTTGGACTAGAAGTAGAAACAGAGTAAATAAAGTTAGAAGTATGAATTTAGAAGTTAGATTTGAATTCCTACTACTTTAATTCTAAAATTTAGGAAATCATCTAAACCTATTTTTTTAACAAAGATTTTTCTTCTAACGTTACTATTTTCATTATTTTTAGGCGAGAGTAATCTACTTTCGCCTATTTTTTTGCTATTTCGTATCAAGTTTTCACAACTTTTTGCAATGTTTAGCATTTATATAACGTAAAGACTTTTATACTAATTAAACCCTAAGGGTCTTCAAGACCCTTAGGGTTTGGAGAATAACATTTTATGAAAAAAAATATTTTTTTAGCTGCCTTATCATTTTTAGTAATTCTAACTTTAGGATTTTCTAATACAATTTTTGCACAACAATTTCCAACCGAAGTAGATCAATTTGGTAAAAATCGTGTTCAATATCAAAATTTTGATTGGAAGTACGTTACCTCTGATAATTTTGAAATTTATTATTATGAAGGAGGATATGAAATGGCTCTTCTTACGGCTCGTTATGCTGAATCTGATTTTGGTAGAATGACGCAGTTTTTGGGTTTTGCTCCTTATAACAAGACTAAGATTTTTGTTTATCGCTCTATTGGCGAGCTTCAACAGAGTAATATTGGTATCAACGACCAAGATTTTAGCATTGGAGGACAAACCAATTTAGGAAAATCAGTGGTAGAGATTGCCTTTTCGGATTATAGAGAAGCCTATCGAAAAGAACTTTTAAGAGAAATTGCAGCTTCACTATTGTCTGAAATGATGTATGGAGGAAATTTGAAAGAAACACTACAAAGTTCATTTTTATTAAGTTTGCCAGACTGGTTGATGTCAGGTGCTGCTGCCTATACGGCTGAAGGTTGGAATACAGAAATGGATAACTTTGTAAGAAGTAATCTAATGGCAAAGAAGTTTCCTTATCCTGAGAGTTTTAGAGGTAAAAATGCACAACTTGTTGGGCAATCGCTATGGAATTTTATTGTAGAAGAGTACGGACAAACAACAGTTTCGAATATTTTAAATCTGACACGAATTGTGAGAAGTGAAAAACAAGGTATTCAAGGAACTTTAGGAATTGAATATGAAACTTTCCTAAAAAGATGGGAAGCCTTTTATCGCAATCAATACAAAGACATAAATAATTATTCCAATTTTGGAAAAACTAATTTGATAGCTACTTCAGCCGAATCTCAATATATTCATCATCCTCGTTTCAGCCCTGATGGAAATCTTTTGGTATATGCAGAAAACAATCAAGGAAAGTTCAGAATTTATGTAGAAGATATAAATGATAATTCTACAAACAAGAAAAATAAGAAATTTACTAAGGGAGGACTCTTTGTAATCAATCAGCGTTATGATGAGAATTCGCCTCTGATGTCTTGGAAAAATAATAATGAATTAGGTATCTTATCCTATTCAAAAAATAAATATTTTCTCAAAATATATAATTTGAATGGAAAAGAAATAAAAAACTATCAAATCAAGACACTAGAAAACATACAAAGTTTTAGTTTTGATGAGAAAGGACAAAAAATAGTTTTGAGTGGTACACAACGAGGTAAGTCAGATATTTTTACTTTTGATTTAGGTTCTGCTCGCCTTTCCAAAATTACAGATGATACAAATGATGATATTGATCCTTACTTTTTAAAAGGAAATAATAATCAAATTGTCTTTAGTTCTAATCGCACAAGTGATTCTCTCAAAACTTCTCCTTCTGTTGAGCAGTCACCTTATTTCAATTTGTTTATTTATAACCCTATTGAAAAGGATATTTTAAAGCAACTAACTAATCAAAATAGTAGTGCCACAAAACCAATTTCTATCGATGAAAATCGAATTTTATACATAACAGAAGAGTTAGGAATCCGTCATCTGTTTTTACATACTTTGTCAAAAGAAAAAATTGGGGTTAATGCTCAACTATCTACATTCTTTGTTGGAATAGAAAGTTACGATTATGATTTAAAATCAGAAAAAATAGCCTTTGTTGCTCGTCAGCAAGATCAATTAGAATTATTGACAACTACACTTATTCCAAAACACGAAATATTTACAGGCAAAACTTATAGAAGTCAGCTTTTAGATGCTCGTTTTTTGAAAGAATTAAGAAATCAAAGTGAGAGAGAAGAGAAAGAAGAAAAAAATAACTCAAATGAAAATATAGACTTGGGTAATGATAATTCTGAAACTTCTCCTGCTGATACAACAAAAATAAAAGAGAAAGATGATTATGAATTTGATACGTATGGAAATAATAAAGATGAACCTACACGCAAAAAACGTCTCTTAAAAGACTATGATTATTTTGCACAACGAGCAAAAGACAAACAAAATCAAAAGATTACTGTAAAAGGTCCTTTAGAATATCATAATAAATTTGCTTTCGAAAGAAGTGTAACAACAATTGCACTTGACCCACTTCGTAACTTTGGTGTTCTCTTAGAAGTTTCGATGAGTGATGCTCTTGAAAATCATAAACTAGAAGCAGGATTATTCAATCGTGGTTTTTTTGATATTCAGAGTGGAATGCTCTTCGCTGAATATAAATACTTGAAAAATAGAATTGATTATGGTGCAAGATTCGACCGTCAGGGCTATGAGCTTTTGACAGACTTTTTTATTCATAGATATTATTTGAGCAAACTATCAGGGACAATTTCATATCCATTCAATGTAACAACACGAATTGTTTTATCGCCTTTTGTAGCACAAAAACAGTTTTTTGCTACAAGTGAAATTGACCCTGCGATACAGGCTTTTCCAGACAAAATTACTCGTTATGCTGGTTCAAGCCTAGAGTTTGTATTTGATAATAGTATCATTACAGGACCAAATACATTAGAAGGTTCAAAGTTTAGAGCAACCATTGACCATTATCAGGGTTTGAATTATGGTAACGAAACTTTTACTAATATTTCTATTGATGCTCGTCATTATATTCCACTAGGACGAAAAGTAACTTTAGCTGCTCGTGTTGCTTATGGAAAATCATTTGGAAATTCTCCTAAAAACTTTAGATTAGGAGGCGTTGATAATTGGATTTTTCAACGACAACCTAATCCAACCGAACTTTCTCAAGATGATCCTTTTTACCTGAATCCAGATGTATATGATTCATATAAAAATGACTATAGTGATTATTTGTTTTTGCGTTATGCTACCCCAATGCGTGGTTTTGATTATAACAAACTCTCTGGAAGCAATTTTGTCCTGACCAATATAGAACTTCGTGTTCCTGTTGCTCAGCTTTTATATAGAGGAACAATACGTTCTACCTTCTTCCAAAACCTACAACTTATAGCCTTTAATGATATTGGCTC
This is a stretch of genomic DNA from Bernardetia sp. MNP-M8. It encodes these proteins:
- a CDS encoding flavodoxin, whose product is MAIIGLFYGTDTGNTETVSMQIREMLGEEFVDLYNFGEHDAQAVIPYEYLILGAPTWYDGELQSDWEEILPEFENIDFTGKKVAIFGLGDQWGYGEWFCDAIGMIGEVIESKGGELVGFWSKEGYDYENSKGERDGVFMGLAIDEDNQPEMTQERLNAWLPQVLQEFGLEVETE
- a CDS encoding DUF6132 family protein, with the translated sequence MNILKNQKLIIIGATLGAIVGFFYWKEVGCLSGTCAIKSVWYNMTAYGLLLGGLFGSIIQGQFQKKK
- a CDS encoding SDR family oxidoreductase; translation: MNTSNSNFEGKNILIIGASSGIGHALAKQLENQGATLFTASRTKPEGINSTHTELDITGEIDSLQIPDELHGLVYCAGSINLKPFARLKIKDFENDFQINVLGAVKVIQHSLKALKKADTSSIVLFSTVASKVGMNFHASIATAKSAVEGLAQSLAAELASQKTRVNVLAPSLTDTPLAKSLLSTEDKKEASNKRHPLGRVGTAEDLASAAAFLLSDESTWITGQILGVDGGMGKIKLV